The Phaeocystidibacter marisrubri genomic interval GCTTAAAGTACCCCGACAACTTCAAACATACCCATTTGGGAATGATAGGAAAAGTAGACTAGATGCGTGAAGACTATCCAAAGAGAAGTGTATCCCTCTCGCGATTACTCGGACGAATTTCTGAGTTGTTTGAGGAGCAGATCACTCCACACGAAGTGTGGGTGCGCGCAGAAGTGAGTTCTTTCAAGAATCATGGAAGTGGTCACCTTTACTTTGATTTGGTAGAAGAGCGTAACGGATCTCAAATTGCCCGATGCAGAGCGGTGATATGGCGTGGAAATGCTGAAGCGATCTTCCTGCGTTCTAAAATCAACGTGGCCGAACATTTAGAAAATGGTCGAGAAATTCTCTGCTTGGCACGAGCGGTCTACCATCCTGTATTCGGACTATCACTCCAGATTTCGGATGTAGATCCGGATTTTGCTTTGGGAGAGGTTGAGAAGCGCAGGCGAGAATGCATTGCCCGGCTACATAAAGAACGGCTCTTACACCTCAATAAGCAGCTACACTTACCACCCGTTATTCAACGCTTGGCCATTATTGCAGCCGAAGGGAGTGCTGGATTTGCGGATCTAATTGAACAGCTGTCAAGGAACAACTACGGTTATCACTTTAAGTGGACGCACTTCAAGGCCTCGGTGCAAGGAAAGGGAGCCGCGAATACCATTCTATCGGCATTTCAGTCCATCGACCCTTCGGAATACGATGCGATCATTCTCATTCGAGGTGGTGGTGCCACCTTAGATTTAGATGTGTTCAATCACTATAAATTGAATGCCACATTGGCCCAGTCAAAACTACCTTTCATCGTCGGAATAGGTCATGAAACCGACCGAACAGTAGTCGATGAATGGGCTTGTATCAGTTTGAAAACACCTTCTGCTGTTGGTGCATGGATTGTAGAAAGAGCGAGAGAATTTGAGATTGAAGTTTCCACGCGCTACCAATCGATAATGGAATACTACCGAGCTTTTGTGGAGCGATCTAAGTCGCTTCTGAACGATAGATCACAAAACATTGTTCGTATATCTCGGGAAGTTCAATCGGCCCAGAGAATTGTACTTAGTGAAGTTTCCCAGCAAATTGGCCATCAAGCCGAAAGACGGCTCAAGCGCGAATCTGAAAGTCAGCGCTACCGTGCAGATCACCTTGGCCACGAAGCAAAACGAATTGCCGAGAACGGGAAACACGCATTAAAACTAAGTGTGGGAAACATGGATCGCTTTGCCAAGGAGATCTTGGTTCGATCTACCCACAACCTAAACATGACCAAAGAATTGGTGGAAGTTTACCAACCTTCCAACACCTTAAAAAGAGGATATACGTTACTTCGAAAAGAAGATCAGATTGTCAT includes:
- the xseA gene encoding exodeoxyribonuclease VII large subunit, translated to MREDYPKRSVSLSRLLGRISELFEEQITPHEVWVRAEVSSFKNHGSGHLYFDLVEERNGSQIARCRAVIWRGNAEAIFLRSKINVAEHLENGREILCLARAVYHPVFGLSLQISDVDPDFALGEVEKRRRECIARLHKERLLHLNKQLHLPPVIQRLAIIAAEGSAGFADLIEQLSRNNYGYHFKWTHFKASVQGKGAANTILSAFQSIDPSEYDAIILIRGGGATLDLDVFNHYKLNATLAQSKLPFIVGIGHETDRTVVDEWACISLKTPSAVGAWIVERAREFEIEVSTRYQSIMEYYRAFVERSKSLLNDRSQNIVRISREVQSAQRIVLSEVSQQIGHQAERRLKRESESQRYRADHLGHEAKRIAENGKHALKLSVGNMDRFAKEILVRSTHNLNMTKELVEVYQPSNTLKRGYTLLRKEDQIVMKPEQLKAGEFIQIETASAWLESEIKKVTAKNG